In Synergistetes bacterium HGW-Synergistetes-1, the genomic window GGTGAAAGCGCTTGAGAACGGAGTTACAGTCATAGGTGTAACGAGAGGTGCCGAGAACAGGTTTCTGCACACTGAGAAACTTGACGAAGGGGAAGTATGGATCGCCCAGTTTACAGAACACATATCGGCAATGAAAATCAGAGGCTCTGCCACTATATTGACAAAACACGGTGAGATCAAGAGCGGAAAGTAAAAGGTGTATGAACCTATTATGAAAAGATTAGAGAGAAAAGTTAAAATAATTTGCACAATGGGTCCGGCGTGCTGGGAGGAGGAAATCATCACTCAGCTTGTGAACTCAGGGATGAATGTTGCTCGTCTTAACTTCAGCCACGGAGATTATGCATCGCATACAAGGACTATAGACAATGTCCGCAAGGTCGAAGCCACACTTCGCAGGCC contains:
- a CDS encoding trp RNA-binding attenuation protein MtrB, translated to MPQSESEGRLTGGDYIAVKALENGVTVIGVTRGAENRFLHTEKLDEGEVWIAQFTEHISAMKIRGSATILTKHGEIKSGK